One region of Mesorhizobium japonicum MAFF 303099 genomic DNA includes:
- a CDS encoding YMGG-like glycine zipper-containing protein codes for MTFQKAIAAVLMTAALAGCQSQTEGQQRATTGALLGGAGGALVGQAIGGNTKSTVIGAASGALLGAVVGSATTPQPRGQQLCRYQDRYGRIYTAPCDDRYYNGNY; via the coding sequence ATGACCTTTCAAAAAGCCATAGCCGCCGTGCTGATGACCGCGGCACTTGCCGGCTGCCAGTCGCAGACCGAAGGCCAGCAGCGGGCCACCACCGGCGCGCTCCTCGGCGGCGCCGGCGGCGCTCTCGTCGGCCAGGCGATCGGCGGAAACACCAAGAGCACGGTTATCGGCGCGGCCAGTGGCGCTCTGCTCGGTGCCGTTGTCGGCTCCGCCACCACGCCGCAGCCGCGCGGCCAACAGCTCTGCCGCTACCAGGACCGCTACGGCCGCATCTACACGGCACCTTGCGACGACCGGTACTACAACGGCAATTACTGA
- a CDS encoding recombinase family protein: MDEVATTLKAPSGRRVVRAAQYLRMSTEHQTYSIDNQRDAIRDYAEIMGYEIVATYEDAGRSGLNLGGRPGLQRLLADVESGRADFETVVVYDVSRWGRFQNIDESAAYEYRCQMAGVRIEFCAEQFANDGSIESDVLKAIKRSMAAEQSRMLSQKVFIGQARLIRMGFRQGSKVGFGLRRLLVDQHGRPKGILSPSEYKSLQTDRIILVLGPPDEIATVRWIFGHFVKTRKTELEMARLLNKRGVLSDLGRPWTRVSVHSVLTNENYIGNSIWNKHSARLRSHQVRNPPELWVRVENILEPIVDRKLFNRAQIVLKTIYRHLTNDEMLAALKALLARRGALSSFIIDAAPDCPPSTRYMSRFGTIVKAYELIGYEPPKNSRYIFVNRRLETMRLQIIEDLLAAVEKRGGIATHVMETDLLRINQEITVAIATGRCRVSSFGYPRWFAKADREPPPDIFVLIRMNPDDLSIRDYLIAPAHEIAGKSELHAINGARLDTYIFPTLNPLIRLAERASVGSAAWN, from the coding sequence ATGGACGAGGTTGCAACGACCCTAAAAGCTCCTTCTGGTAGGCGCGTAGTGCGTGCGGCCCAATATCTGCGCATGTCGACAGAACACCAGACCTATTCGATCGACAACCAGAGGGATGCCATACGCGACTATGCGGAGATCATGGGCTACGAGATCGTCGCCACTTACGAGGACGCCGGTCGCAGTGGTCTAAACCTCGGAGGCCGCCCCGGTCTTCAGCGGTTGCTGGCCGATGTCGAGAGCGGGAGAGCCGATTTCGAAACGGTTGTGGTGTACGATGTCAGCCGCTGGGGACGGTTCCAGAATATCGATGAGAGCGCCGCTTATGAGTACCGGTGCCAGATGGCCGGCGTCCGGATCGAATTTTGCGCTGAGCAGTTCGCAAACGACGGCAGCATCGAGTCCGATGTCCTCAAAGCAATCAAACGTAGCATGGCTGCCGAGCAAAGCAGAATGCTCTCGCAGAAAGTCTTCATTGGCCAGGCTAGGTTGATCCGGATGGGCTTCAGACAGGGCTCAAAGGTAGGCTTTGGCCTGCGGCGCCTGCTTGTCGATCAACATGGCCGTCCGAAGGGCATCCTTTCTCCCTCCGAATACAAGAGCCTGCAGACGGATCGAATAATTCTGGTGCTCGGGCCGCCTGACGAGATTGCGACAGTGAGATGGATTTTCGGTCACTTTGTCAAAACTCGCAAGACTGAGCTTGAGATGGCCAGACTGCTTAACAAGCGCGGCGTGCTAAGCGACCTGGGGCGCCCATGGACCCGAGTGTCTGTGCACTCGGTGCTGACCAACGAAAACTACATTGGCAACAGCATCTGGAACAAGCATTCGGCTAGGCTTAGGAGCCATCAAGTTCGCAATCCCCCGGAACTGTGGGTGCGGGTGGAAAACATCTTGGAGCCGATCGTCGACCGCAAACTGTTCAACCGAGCGCAGATTGTCCTTAAGACGATCTATCGCCACCTGACCAATGACGAGATGCTGGCCGCCCTCAAGGCGCTCCTGGCTCGCCGAGGCGCCTTGTCCTCTTTCATTATCGACGCCGCGCCCGACTGCCCGCCGTCCACACGCTACATGTCGCGTTTTGGAACCATCGTTAAGGCTTATGAGCTGATCGGATACGAGCCGCCCAAGAACTCCCGCTACATCTTCGTGAACCGGCGCTTGGAAACCATGAGGCTGCAGATTATCGAGGATCTCCTGGCCGCGGTTGAAAAGCGTGGCGGGATCGCCACTCATGTCATGGAGACGGACCTCCTGCGCATCAACCAGGAGATCACTGTGGCGATCGCAACAGGACGCTGCAGGGTTTCCAGCTTCGGCTATCCACGCTGGTTTGCGAAGGCCGATCGCGAGCCGCCGCCGGACATTTTCGTCCTCATCCGGATGAATCCCGACGACCTCAGCATCCGGGACTATTTGATTGCTCCTGCGCATGAGATCGCAGGCAAATCGGAACTGCACGCCATCAATGGGGCACGGCTGGACACCTATATTTTTCCCACGCTCAACCCCCTTATCCGGCTGGCAGAGCGAGCCTCTGTCGGGAGCGCGGCCTGGAATTGA
- a CDS encoding plasmid partitioning protein RepB C-terminal domain-containing protein: MKRLSKDAAYRALENSGNRHARSIAAGQLGSKAKLFAPELLATYDAECKRMRDFITGAEESERCLDRMVAALHLMMSDRQFCALMVSEGLETMPRLLAHRLPGAPPEPHVFCPPGKPLSDTGENREPIGGICPGVLDVLRDAPVKTKIFGLLQKVLPARQVEIARLMVAMDQVRLTYARMLVALTPQALLVKDFHPSTIANLTEGHRGAMVLEVGKLSLAVLGAMEQRGQVGLELVAASRFFARLMDNSRVVRYLARNYPGHFEEFHNLSEPFIK, translated from the coding sequence TTGAAACGTTTAAGCAAAGACGCCGCTTACCGTGCGTTGGAGAACAGCGGCAACAGACATGCGAGGAGTATCGCTGCTGGTCAACTAGGGTCCAAGGCAAAGCTTTTTGCGCCCGAACTTTTGGCGACCTACGACGCGGAATGCAAACGCATGCGCGATTTCATAACAGGAGCAGAAGAGTCTGAACGGTGCCTGGACCGTATGGTCGCGGCACTCCACTTGATGATGAGCGACAGGCAGTTTTGCGCCCTGATGGTGTCCGAGGGGCTTGAGACAATGCCAAGGCTATTGGCACACAGGTTGCCAGGCGCGCCCCCCGAGCCGCACGTGTTTTGTCCTCCCGGAAAACCCCTTTCCGACACAGGCGAAAACAGGGAGCCTATTGGCGGAATTTGCCCGGGCGTCCTCGACGTGCTTCGGGACGCCCCAGTGAAAACGAAAATCTTCGGGTTGCTCCAGAAGGTGCTTCCTGCCAGGCAAGTTGAGATTGCCCGGCTGATGGTGGCCATGGACCAAGTCAGACTCACCTACGCAAGGATGCTTGTAGCGCTGACACCACAAGCCCTGCTGGTCAAGGATTTCCATCCTTCAACGATCGCCAACCTGACCGAAGGCCATCGAGGTGCCATGGTGCTCGAGGTAGGCAAGCTGAGCCTTGCGGTTCTAGGTGCCATGGAACAGCGTGGCCAAGTGGGTCTGGAGCTTGTTGCAGCCAGCCGCTTTTTTGCCCGGCTGATGGATAATTCCAGGGTGGTGCGATATCTGGCGCGCAATTATCCTGGCCATTTTGAAGAGTTTCACAATTTGTCGGAGCCCTTCATCAAATAG
- a CDS encoding DUF768 domain-containing protein — MSRRGIDFLNDWIAEHHPDTLTEDPTAIADLADQLMAAAEKQGLSRRDISEEVGSVFQVILEAMQNRSGGRLYSSRWG, encoded by the coding sequence ATGAGCAGACGTGGGATCGATTTTCTCAACGACTGGATCGCGGAACATCATCCGGACACCCTCACCGAAGATCCGACCGCCATCGCGGATCTTGCCGATCAGTTGATGGCCGCGGCCGAAAAACAGGGGCTATCTCGACGGGATATTTCCGAAGAGGTCGGCAGCGTATTCCAGGTCATTCTCGAAGCGATGCAAAATCGATCTGGAGGGCGGCTCTACAGCAGCCGCTGGGGCTAA
- a CDS encoding DUF3606 domain-containing protein produces the protein MTDDKNKLGYQDRSRVSGDEEYEVGYFASKFGLSIPQVRELIAKFGNDRDTLEREAKSLKGR, from the coding sequence ATGACTGACGACAAGAACAAGCTTGGCTATCAGGATCGCAGCCGCGTGAGCGGCGATGAGGAATATGAGGTCGGCTATTTCGCGAGCAAATTTGGCCTGTCTATCCCGCAGGTACGGGAGTTGATCGCAAAGTTCGGCAATGACCGCGACACGTTGGAACGGGAAGCCAAATCCCTCAAAGGCCGGTAA
- a CDS encoding DUF1236 domain-containing protein, translating to MRMHLTSAAAALVLFAGVGAVAAEEVVITPEQDTVVREYVKKQPLASIKIPGVELNVGTALPDTVELHEVPNVKYRYVVVDKHTVLVDPGTRKIVKVYD from the coding sequence ATGAGAATGCACCTAACCAGCGCCGCCGCCGCGCTCGTCCTGTTTGCCGGCGTTGGCGCAGTGGCTGCCGAGGAGGTTGTCATCACACCTGAGCAGGACACCGTCGTGCGCGAATACGTCAAGAAGCAGCCGCTGGCTTCAATCAAGATTCCGGGGGTGGAACTGAACGTCGGAACGGCTCTGCCGGATACGGTCGAACTCCACGAGGTTCCGAACGTCAAATATCGTTACGTAGTTGTCGACAAACACACAGTTCTCGTCGACCCGGGCACCCGAAAAATTGTGAAGGTCTATGACTAA
- a CDS encoding ATP-dependent DNA ligase: MVSKRRNSKYRSGPSTNWLKAKCCSVDECELLGVEHEAGKPASALMADRATGRYVGSAFINPARLSASGCGSGSRSMPDRRPKA; encoded by the coding sequence ATGGTATCGAAGCGGCGTAACAGCAAATACCGCAGCGGGCCGTCGACGAACTGGCTGAAGGCGAAATGCTGCTCGGTCGACGAATGCGAGCTGCTCGGCGTCGAGCATGAGGCCGGCAAGCCAGCCTCAGCCCTGATGGCCGACCGAGCGACCGGCCGCTATGTCGGCTCGGCCTTCATCAATCCAGCCAGGCTATCCGCGAGCGGCTGTGGCAGCGGGTCCAGGAGCATGCCGGACCGGCGCCCCAAGGCATGA
- a CDS encoding cold-shock protein translates to MTTGTVKWFNSTKGFGFIQPDSGGADAFVHISAVERAGMREIVEGQKIGYEMERDSKSGKMSACNLQAV, encoded by the coding sequence ATGACCACTGGCACAGTTAAATGGTTCAATTCCACCAAGGGCTTCGGCTTCATTCAGCCTGACAGCGGCGGCGCTGACGCTTTCGTTCACATCTCTGCCGTCGAACGCGCCGGAATGCGCGAAATCGTCGAGGGTCAGAAGATCGGCTATGAGATGGAGCGCGACAGCAAGTCAGGCAAAATGTCTGCCTGCAACCTGCAGGCCGTCTGA
- a CDS encoding magnesium transporter CorA family protein — MDLVDPDTAEVKEVERLAGVALPRRENLIEIESSSRLKARDGVLTMSVPIVTHVEGGAPLVAPLGFVLSRERLITVRFSALPAFDAVAGRFADPGEPPTSSLEVFLDLCDELVDRLADGLEQAASDLRTLSATAFHVPDSQGRKAIRSNNVIRGQLRHVGRLGDALSEKRDALLALGRAIDFACGMTADWGDGELASRMDGLKLDVASLDNYEVHLSDKVQFLLDAMVGLIGIAQNDIFKILTIVSIVGIPPTLMASIYGMNFKSMPEYDWAFGYPYGLGMIALSAIIPLAWFKCRGWF; from the coding sequence TTGGATCTTGTCGACCCCGATACGGCCGAGGTGAAAGAGGTCGAGAGGCTGGCTGGCGTTGCCCTCCCACGCCGGGAAAATCTGATCGAGATCGAAAGCTCAAGCCGACTAAAAGCCCGGGACGGCGTGCTTACCATGAGCGTTCCAATTGTCACTCATGTCGAAGGCGGCGCGCCGCTGGTCGCTCCCCTCGGCTTTGTGCTGTCGCGAGAGCGATTGATCACCGTTCGCTTCTCGGCTTTGCCGGCCTTTGACGCAGTTGCTGGTCGCTTCGCCGATCCCGGCGAGCCGCCGACCTCGAGCCTTGAGGTGTTCCTCGATCTCTGTGATGAGCTTGTCGACCGCCTTGCCGATGGCCTTGAACAGGCCGCGTCGGACCTGCGCACCCTCTCTGCAACCGCCTTCCACGTCCCGGACAGCCAAGGCCGTAAAGCCATCCGCTCGAACAATGTCATTCGCGGCCAGCTGCGCCATGTTGGTAGGCTGGGTGACGCTCTCTCGGAAAAGCGTGATGCGTTACTTGCCCTTGGACGTGCCATCGATTTCGCATGCGGGATGACCGCAGACTGGGGTGATGGAGAACTCGCGTCGCGTATGGACGGCCTAAAGCTCGATGTAGCGTCGCTCGACAATTACGAGGTTCATCTCTCTGACAAGGTGCAGTTCCTGCTCGACGCTATGGTTGGACTGATCGGCATTGCGCAAAACGACATCTTCAAAATCCTAACTATCGTCTCGATCGTCGGCATTCCTCCAACCTTGATGGCGAGCATCTACGGCATGAATTTCAAAAGCATGCCTGAATACGACTGGGCCTTCGGCTATCCCTATGGTTTGGGGATGATCGCTCTCAGCGCAATTATTCCGCTGGCGTGGTTCAAATGTCGTGGTTGGTTCTAG
- a CDS encoding PRC-barrel domain-containing protein gives MLDTRSQSKKPPGENIMKLARIAAPLALFCALGVEPAFAVCNISDAKLEEAVLKSPELRKPENRYLVRDLRTLRDAAFVLWTYGLHDDCERVLANIRQLIAAPSMAKLGGNDEDLADEQLAAGEPQQHQGGEVQGNRDAPDARPLINLDDLGPGLRVDEIVGSEVRSSDDKIVGEVRNVVIGTKDRWDYAVVASGGFFIAGKDSIVVPLRYLQVNEERNSFYLRISSADVKAVPLMPDQEYLWLADEAWRAKNDAIFQKLIPDSVR, from the coding sequence GTGCTCGACACACGAAGTCAAAGCAAGAAGCCGCCTGGGGAAAATATAATGAAATTGGCTAGGATCGCAGCGCCGTTGGCGTTGTTCTGCGCACTCGGTGTCGAGCCAGCATTCGCCGTCTGCAACATTTCCGATGCAAAGCTCGAAGAGGCCGTCCTCAAGAGCCCTGAGTTGCGCAAGCCGGAAAACAGATACCTCGTTCGTGACCTGCGTACCCTCAGGGATGCCGCGTTCGTTTTGTGGACATACGGTCTGCACGACGATTGCGAGCGGGTGCTTGCCAATATCCGTCAATTGATTGCCGCGCCATCTATGGCGAAGCTGGGGGGCAACGATGAGGACCTGGCCGATGAACAGTTGGCCGCCGGCGAGCCACAGCAGCATCAAGGCGGCGAAGTCCAGGGCAATCGCGATGCCCCGGACGCACGTCCTCTCATCAATCTCGACGACCTTGGACCCGGCCTGCGCGTCGACGAGATTGTCGGCTCCGAGGTTCGCAGTTCTGATGACAAGATCGTTGGCGAAGTCCGAAATGTCGTGATCGGCACCAAGGACCGGTGGGATTACGCGGTCGTTGCTTCTGGCGGGTTCTTCATCGCAGGCAAGGACAGCATCGTCGTCCCCCTCCGCTATCTGCAGGTCAACGAGGAACGGAACAGCTTCTACCTCCGCATCTCCAGCGCCGACGTCAAAGCCGTTCCGTTGATGCCGGACCAAGAATATCTGTGGCTCGCCGATGAAGCATGGCGGGCGAAGAACGATGCGATCTTCCAGAAGCTGATTCCTGACTCAGTGCGATGA
- a CDS encoding L,D-transpeptidase family protein: MRRGLGLLVLTFSTALGTGTATFVISAAHAASLLTPDTVNAAPLDAISPTYAPPDSKIDPLTTGSTFNVGAAAPSTEFTQASTADAPSPSIVRLQVLLDRAGASPGVIDGLDGGNLRHAIAAFEMMRGLPVDGRIGPQVIAAIDADKQVIGSYVVTADDLSTVVGAIPKDYARMAEMKYLGYARPSEAVAERFHMDEDFLKALNPGATFAEGETISVADLSSGKRGKAVRVEVDKAEGQVRAYAEDGSLLAAFPATIGSEENPSPSGMHTVRAVVSNPSYTYNPKLNFKQGNNDKVLTLPPGPNGPVGTVWIDLSEPSFGIHGTPEPARIDKTGSHGCVRLTNWDAGELGKLLSPGVPVQFL, encoded by the coding sequence ATGCGTCGCGGCCTCGGTCTACTTGTACTCACCTTCAGCACGGCGCTTGGCACTGGCACGGCAACGTTCGTCATCTCAGCAGCTCACGCCGCGTCATTGCTTACCCCCGATACCGTCAACGCAGCGCCCCTCGATGCAATTTCGCCCACATATGCGCCCCCGGATTCGAAGATCGATCCGCTGACCACCGGTAGCACGTTCAATGTCGGTGCCGCCGCCCCTTCGACGGAGTTTACGCAAGCCTCTACGGCTGACGCGCCCTCGCCGTCCATAGTTCGGTTGCAGGTATTGCTCGATCGGGCGGGGGCGTCGCCAGGAGTTATCGACGGTCTTGACGGCGGCAACCTGCGGCACGCCATCGCAGCCTTTGAAATGATGCGTGGCCTTCCGGTCGACGGAAGGATTGGGCCCCAGGTCATCGCCGCCATAGACGCGGACAAGCAGGTTATCGGCAGCTACGTCGTCACGGCGGACGATCTTTCCACGGTAGTGGGTGCCATTCCGAAGGACTACGCCAGAATGGCCGAGATGAAGTATCTCGGCTACGCCCGTCCAAGCGAAGCCGTGGCGGAGCGTTTCCACATGGACGAGGATTTTCTGAAGGCACTCAATCCTGGCGCGACCTTCGCCGAGGGAGAAACGATTTCGGTGGCCGATCTAAGTTCGGGGAAGCGGGGAAAGGCCGTCAGAGTGGAAGTAGACAAGGCCGAAGGCCAGGTTCGCGCCTATGCGGAAGACGGCTCACTCCTGGCGGCCTTTCCGGCCACCATTGGCAGCGAGGAGAACCCATCCCCGTCCGGTATGCATACAGTAAGGGCGGTGGTCTCGAACCCGAGCTACACCTACAATCCCAAGCTCAATTTCAAACAGGGGAACAACGACAAGGTCCTGACTCTGCCACCCGGCCCCAACGGCCCCGTCGGCACGGTGTGGATCGACCTGTCTGAACCGAGCTTCGGTATCCACGGAACCCCCGAGCCCGCCCGTATTGACAAGACTGGGTCACATGGCTGTGTACGCCTGACCAATTGGGATGCTGGAGAACTTGGCAAGCTTCTCAGTCCCGGCGTGCCCGTCCAGTTCCTCTGA